Proteins found in one Miscanthus floridulus cultivar M001 chromosome 4, ASM1932011v1, whole genome shotgun sequence genomic segment:
- the LOC136552513 gene encoding mitochondrial pyruvate carrier 4-like, translating to MASKLQALWNHPAGPKTIHFWAPTFKWGISIANVADFAKPPEKISYPQQVAVACTGTIWSRYSMVITPKNWNLFSVNVAMAGTGLYQLSRKIRQDYFSDEKETAASLEG from the exons ATGGCTTCGAAGCTCCAGGCCCTTTGGAACCATCCTGCTGGCCCCAAAACCA TTCATTTCTGGGCTCCTACATTTAAATGGGGTATCAGCATCGCCAATGTTGCAGACTTTGCAAAACCACCTGAAAAGATATCCTATCCTCAGCAAGTTG CTGTGGCTTGCACTGGGACCATTTGGTCACGCTACAGCATGGTTATCACACCA AAAAACTGGAACCTGTTCAGTGTTAATGTTGCAATGGCCGGTACAGGCTTGTATCAGCTTTCACGCAAAATAAG GCAAGACTACTTTTCTGATGAGAAGGAAACCGCCGCGTCGCTTGAAGGATGA